The genomic region GAGCGCTGTCCCGTGCGGATCGTCTGCTCGAGCGTTCCCCAATTCTCCCATTCCGCGTCGTGAAGGAGCAGGAGATGTCCGACGAAGTCGGACGAATGCCGTACCAAATGCTTGTCGGTGACGGAAGAATTGCCATACAGGTCGCCGTCCTTGGTCAACAGCCTCATGGCAACTAGGGCGTTCAGAAGGAGCGAGAGCGTGGGTTCGTGTGCTCCGATGCGAACGGCGATCTCACCGGCCGTCCTTTTCTTGCCGTCGAGCGCGGTGAAGAGATCCAGACGAACCGCCGTCAACAGAATTTTGGTTTCCCAGTAGTAACCGAGTTGGAAGATTTCCGCGAGCGAGAGTTCTCGTGACACACCCATCCTCCCAGCTGGCCCTTGCAGGATATTCAAAAGACAGGCCGTCCGATTTCAATATCCTATGGGGGGAAATGCCGTTGAAAGACCGCATCTTACCTAGATCGAAAACGCAAACGCAAGGCGGGGGCACCGCGACATGTCGCACAAAACGCTCAAAAACACGAAGGGCAGCGGAACTTCCGCTGCCCTTCGCCATCGACGAGGCTGTCGTCGAGAACCGAATCGAGTTACTTGATTTCAGCCTTGAGGTTCGCCGTTCCGCCTTCCGGAACTTCGACCTCGAACTCCACCTTCTTGCCCTTGGCGGCGAACGGATGCCAGGCCACGACCTTATGCTTGCCGGCCGGCACATCCTTGAGTTCAAACGATCCGTCTTCCTTCACCACGACGAAATGCGGATTCGTCACGGGCAGGAAGAAGGACTGCATGAACTCGTGCTGGTCGCACTGCAACCGATAATAGCCTTCCTTCTCCGCGCCTCCGCGGAAGGTCACCGGCTTGTCCAACTTGTCGCCCTTCTTGGCAAGACCGATGTTGAAACCGGTCGCCGAGGTCGAACCCTTCACGGTGAAGCTATGCGGATTGTGCAATACGCCCGCGGTCGACTTGGGATCGTCAGGATCCGAATCGGTATTTTCAACCTTGAACGGCCTGGTATTCACCACCACACCGCTGAAAGGCAGAAATTCGCAAAAGGCCGCCGTCACTTCCGTTCCTGCATACCCGTCCACGAAGGCCTTGTCTTCAATGTCGGTAACAGCCACGACCGCACCCTTCAAGCCCCCGTCCTTGCCGACCTCGACGGTCTTCAAGAACCGCTTGTCGCCGTCCATCAAGGACTTGTTGGGGTTCTTCGGGCAGAACTTGGGGTTCGGGAACTTCGAGAAGAGAAACTCTTTCTGCTCGGACTTCCCGCCGTAGGTAACCTTGCCGGAGATGGTTCCACCGGCAAATGAGATGACAGGCGTCGCAATGAACGCGACGGCTGCCACACCGAATACGACTGATAACGCACTCTTCATGGGACTGCCTCCTTGTGATTAAGAATTCCCGTTTCCCGGCTCGCGTTTCCCTGTATCTTCCACCGGCCTATTGAGAGAAAAGCCCTGACTATTCCTCTCTGGTTACCTCGATAGTGAGATGCGGGCAAGGCTGGTCTTGGACCCACATGTATATAAAATTTTACCGTATGCTGTCAATTGCCGACAACCGGGTGAAAACCGCTCTTGGAAGACCGTTTGCCTTGCAGTAGACGCAGAATGGCCCCTCCGGCGGTTGTCCGAACGGCCTCGTTTTGGTCATGGAGCGCCTCTTTCACGAGCAGCAGCACCGAGGGATCACCGATTCTTCCCAGTGATCTGACGGCCACAATCTTCGGCCCCGGGAGCGGATCCGTAGACAGATTCCCAAGGAACGACAGGGCGCCGGGCACGTTGCCTTTTGAGGCTTTACCCAAGGCATGCGCGGCCGAGGTCCTTGCCCCCGGATCGCTCTGTTGGGTCAACCCCCGTATCGTCGGCGCCACAGTCTCAAACGGTTGACCGAGCTGAAGCAATGCGGCGGCCGAAGCGGCCCGCACGGAAAATACCCCGTCCTGAAGCGCCTGATCGAGAGCCGGGACCGAGGCGTCATCGCCAAGATCGGCCAGAGCCGAGGCCGCGGCTTCGCGGACGGCCGGCACGGGATCGCGCAACAGTCGTTGAATGTCCTCGCGTGCCTCCCGTCGCCCCAGATGTCCCAACCCCCTGGCCGCGGCCCCTCTGACCGAGGGCTGCTTGTAGCTCAGCGACTCCAGCATGATCGGTACCGCGCGCCGGTCTTTCACGTCCGCCATCACCCGGATCGCCTCGGCGCGGTCCTCCGGATTCACCGCATCCGCTGCCCGACGCAGCGCGTCCCAGGCTTCTGCGCGTCCGTGCCGCAAGAGCGCGCCGAACGCGGCGATCCTGACCGTCGGCAATTCGTCCTTTGAAGCCTTTTCCAGCAGAGGAACGACGGACGGATCGCTGCTGCGTCCCAGCGCCTTGACCACACGGGCCTTGACGAGCCCGGCTTGATCGTCAAGGGCTGCCCGCAATTTCGGCGATTTCCGTCCGGCTTCGGTTCGACTCAACCCTTCCACCGCAAGCATGCGAACAGGACCCGACCCGTCGCTGAGTCCGTCCTCAAAATAGGGGATGAGCTCTTCCGAGTCGGCTTCCTTCAAGGCCGTAAACGCCGCCCCTCGCATCTGTTCGCGCATATCCTTCAACATCACGGTAATGAATCCCAACGCGACATCCCGAAGCAGCGGCGTCTCATCTTGATTGGCGACTCGCTCAAGCCGGTCATATTCCTCCAAGGCCTCCTTGGGATTACCCAATTTCAGCAGCGATCGAACCTTGAGCCGGCGAACGTCGGACGCGGAGGATGCTGCGCCGTCCAGCTTGGCAATTTCATCCAATACGGTTTGGTATTGCTGCTTGTCGTACAATCGCTGAATCTCGCCCGGCACAGCGGCCAGCGCCACAGCTCGGTCCGGGCCTATCCCCACCGCGATCGTGAGTGCGACCGCCAGCCATATCCGATTCACCACGTCGGTCATCTGATGCCTCCGGAATTCACAAACCGTTATCCCTGTCGCTTCTTGGTCGTACCGATGCTGCGCTTCCGATACCCCGGCGGCTCGTCGAAGTAGAAGGAAGGCTGCGGCGAGAACCGGATCCGTTGATATTCGAACGTCCAATCACGGTCCCGGCTCACCAGTTTCAAGA from Nitrospira japonica harbors:
- a CDS encoding HEAT repeat domain-containing protein → MTDVVNRIWLAVALTIAVGIGPDRAVALAAVPGEIQRLYDKQQYQTVLDEIAKLDGAASSASDVRRLKVRSLLKLGNPKEALEEYDRLERVANQDETPLLRDVALGFITVMLKDMREQMRGAAFTALKEADSEELIPYFEDGLSDGSGPVRMLAVEGLSRTEAGRKSPKLRAALDDQAGLVKARVVKALGRSSDPSVVPLLEKASKDELPTVRIAAFGALLRHGRAEAWDALRRAADAVNPEDRAEAIRVMADVKDRRAVPIMLESLSYKQPSVRGAAARGLGHLGRREAREDIQRLLRDPVPAVREAAASALADLGDDASVPALDQALQDGVFSVRAASAAALLQLGQPFETVAPTIRGLTQQSDPGARTSAAHALGKASKGNVPGALSFLGNLSTDPLPGPKIVAVRSLGRIGDPSVLLLVKEALHDQNEAVRTTAGGAILRLLQGKRSSKSGFHPVVGN